A window of Onychostoma macrolepis isolate SWU-2019 chromosome 24, ASM1243209v1, whole genome shotgun sequence genomic DNA:
TCATTTGTTCCTTAGAAAACCCatgatttaactaaaataaggGAACGAATTAAGTCATAGTAATGAATTCTTAATTCATGGCAACGAAATCTTTCATTTCCCCCGCATGTTTACCACAGTGAGAGATGCGAAAACAGTGATTAAAAGTGAAcgacaaaaaaataaacctgCGAAATTAGAGGGTGAGACGACGAGGGTTTGGGAAAAGAAATATTAAACTCCTGGAAACTCGTGACCAAACGGCAGAACAGAATATAAAGCCGCATATGGCTTTAAATGCGCAGGTATCAAAACAGCATGAATGCAGACGCATAGTCACAATGTAACATTTGCCGGCTAACCCATTATTTCTCTTATAAACAAAGCTTTGTACCTCACTTGTGTCATACTCgcattaaaatgtttcatgtgAGCATCAGTGTTTCTCTGACAGCGGCACAGCCCCACGAGCTGCAGTTACGTTTgggatcattttattttaaatgccaaTAATGTCAATTGCAAACACTGCGATTGTGTTTTAAAACACAACGAGTACAATGAAACCCATTTAAAGAGGAGCGTTCAGCGGTCTCCGTGACAGGATCTGAAACAGCCAACAAAGTAAAATGATCCGTACTACGGCGCGCTCTCTTTGTTTTATCAACTGATCGTATTCGCATGTATTCTTTTTACAATCCTGCTACTAGCCTTTATTTAgactaaaatattaatttaattcggGTGAGGAAGCCTGCGTTTTGAgcaagcggcaacctcccgctccctctagtgaaaccaacacggaagtgactaaaactgcaattcatcgactggccgctggaggctggctccatgttaaaatgcccaacttaacgagatggtcctcactgcagaacacaaggtccagggggtggagttggatctagatccaactcctcccaccttacatagacctaaacctacccgtctccacccctgatccataaacccacccatccccacccctaaacctacccatctccacccctaaacctaccaatctccaccccctggatgtggatccaattccgccccctggatcttttgttctgcagtgaggggctactgaactttacagcagaaaaaaacatgtttacagcctggtacaaaaaattattttggtctatatagctaattttgcccttcgtgacaactgtgaggggggtgaatttttttataactcatccgtttaaattatattaagccttaaagttctgcataattaagggcgtggccacttgagtgacaggtagACTGCGCTAgctctgctccagagtgtgaaactctCTAGTGCAAAACTTAGAAAACTGGCTTTaatgatttgtatttgtacagaaaaaaataattataggtaggacactgggaatctggcaattagatgttttttaatcgttattgcttacagtgctttgttatatggagcagtttgttagatcgcgatctctctcatttgtttgtctaatgaagtgCCAACAGATATAGAAGTATACAATAAACGCGgtagactttaatggacagtaaaacaaaggcagaataccGTGTAACTCCAGGCTGGCACAGTATTGACGAACGAATGCAAACATATGCAGAGCACTGTAACTTATCTGAGCTTTCCAAAACAAAGTCAAAGACCggtaactgatgttatactgtgttctgccttggtttctctggggcttttctccatgatacttaaacacatgataaaggaggtcattaatgtcccaaaatgatcaataactcattttcgaccaaaaacgaagttatggtgttctgtctttgcacggcagcactgctgtcactATAGAGGGTGTGGTTTCAGCTTagcttcacccacgtcccgcctttttgcccattttcgattatccgggagtgacgcgcttccaagatggcggcggtcggctccgcccactttaggcttcaaaaacgctttacagaaacctacgggtgacgtcacggacattacgtccattttttttaacagtctaTGGTTTTGAGTGGCATTTGCACATCTTGTAATGCCGCTGAATATATGTCACTGCATTAGACGCATTTCACAGTATTAAGGTTAACGATTAATCGATAGTTAATTTAAACGACGATCAATCATGGAAATGATCGAAAATTGACATCCCTAGTTACAAGACATTtccttttgaaataaatgcagttctttgaACATTATATTCATCAaggaattctgaaaaaaagtacCATTTTCTACAAAAtgcaacactgataataagaaatgtttcttgagcaccaaatgtgcattttagagtgatttctgaagaatcatgtgacaatgaagactggagtaatgatgcagaaaattcagaCTGATCCAAAACTTTTGATCAGTAGCATAGTTTTTACAAACCTCAATCTCAGGTCCACCAACCCAACGGACCGCAGGAAGCTCATTCTGCAGAAGTAAGTGATTGGCTTCATCATCAAATCCCCACTGGCAAATGGCAAGATTAGCCCCGTTCTCCTTGATCTTTAGAAGAAGCATTTTAACAGGAAAAAATACATTCAATTGTATGATCAGTGGTAAATATTTATGATAAAAATCTAACTCAAGAAACAAATGAATGCAACTTCATTTGGATTATTCCACAATATTCAAAACATAGCTCTAAATAACTGTATTGAAGGGGGCTGTCATGCAAAATGAGAAAATGTCATTAAGACCATTCCattttaaaggaaaaaatattttttgttattttaacgATGACGTACCAAAAGTTAAAAGAtcttaaaatacacaaaaaaactgATTAGATGCCTTTAAAGCACTAACAtgtcaatgaaaaataaaaacttaactTCTATTAAAGCTTCCTGTTTTATATATGTTCCCTTCTATTTTATAACTTTATAAAACACATACTACATCTTGATATACAATATTAAATTATGcatattaaatcaaataaattaaaacaatacctAAATTACCTTAGGAAAGCATGCAAACAGAAGCATACAATATACAGACCTGTCGAATCATTTCCTCAAACTTCTCCTTCTCGTACTTCTGCAGAGCTTTGTAGTCCTCAACTGAGGTCACATCAAGCTTATGTTTGGTTTTGGGCTTGGGGGGCTCAAATGGGCAGGTGAGGATGGCGATTTTTGTGTCTTTCAGTACCTGCATGTACAACATGTTTACTAACAAAGACTTTACACATGATAATCATGCCATGCATATGCAACcagaaatgaatattaataGTAAACACAAACCTTAGGCATTTGAGGGTGACTGAACTCTTTGTCCACAATGACACCTTTGATGAGCTGAGTATCCTCTAGTTTACCACCGACTTTTCCTTCAACTTTGATAAGCTCAAAGTCAACATCCTTCCTCTCCATGTCGGCCACCGTCAGGATGCCATTGACAGCGATCTCTGCCATCTGTCTGTGGCACCGGTTGATTCtacaaaccacaaaaaaaaaaaaaaaaaaaggatttttttttttaatattctcaTTAGCAGTTAATTTCATAAAACTTCTAAGACAGATACTCACACTTTGGATCCTAGTGTGGTCATGGCTGTCTGAATAAGAGGCTCGGTGTTGTTGGGATCCACTGGGAAACTATCACCAATTTTGTCGAGCTGCTCAATGGCGATCTTTGCAGCCAGGTCATAACCATCGGTGATTCTGATGGGGTGAATGCCTCTGTCCAACAGCTGCTCGGCCTGCTCTAGAAGAGCTCCTGCCAAAACTACGgggataaacaaacacattagaTCACAAAAGTTACACTGCGTAAGCAGAAAACTTACTTTTCTTAAGAAAACATACTACTatatttcttttatgccaaaaatcattaggatattaagtaaagatcatgttccatgaagatattttgtaaatatcctaccataaatataaaaacttaatttttgattagtaatatgcattgctaaaaacttcatttgcacaactttaaaggtgattttctcaatatttagatttttttgcaccctcagattccagattttaatttagttgtatctcagccaaatattgtccgatcctaacaaaccatacatcaatggaaagcttatttattcacatATAGAACATTTGATGCACTttaacacatatatataaaaaaaaagtttactatAGCTTACAACCAAGCAAACATGGAATCtacatatttaacatttaaattattttatcaaaacaaataatactactaaaaaaaaaaaaaaataaactatattttcCAGGTCAGATATTTTATAATGCTTTTGAAAGGCTGCTCGTTGTCactaaggttgcatttatttgatgcaaaatacagaaaaaaaaaacagtaatgttgtgaaatattattacgatttgaaagaaatgttttagtttaaatacatttattcctgttatacCATAGCTGGATTTTCAGTAtgaaaatcattctaatatgctgatttagtgtgcatgaaacattattataatttacatatatTGCTGTCATTTTGGCCAGGCCCCGGGTAATTTCTGTCCCTGATAGAAAATACTGATACATGTACACGTTATTAAACAAACCAGAATACTTAAACATTCAGGGGGAAATATGTAGAGATTCTTGGATCTAAAAAGCCAAATTCTGCATCCTATGTGCAGTCAACTGTTTATATGTTTAATAAGAAGAAGAGGGAGGTGTTAAGGCGAAGTGAACGCACCAACAACACCAGTAGTTCCATCTCCAATTTCATCATCCTGAGACTTGGAGAGTTCTACCATGAGCTTGGCAATCTGATGGTCCACATCCATCATGCTGAGGATCGTCGCACCATCATTGGTCACAGTCACCTCACCATCCTTATCCACCATCATCTTGTCAAGTCCTGTAAACAACAATCAGTTGCATTAAGAAAACAGCAAGAAACGGACTAGCAAGGCTACATGCAGAACTGAGGACTTACCATTTGGCCCAAGTGATGTTCTCAGGGTGTTTGCAACTGCTTTTGCTGCCATGATGTGAGACTGAAATGTGCaggtttaacatttaaaatatgcgTCACAAACAACAAACTTCTAGACAGGATTCTTGACAAATAATCATACGTTAATTAGCAgaaaaataaagtcaaactACAGTTACAGCTGtcttatgtatataaaaatatattttccatgTCTCCCTGACTGCGCATCATGACTCAACAGCGCTAGAGGAAGCACATGGACCATCCGCTGTTTGACATGAGGTGCATTATTAGACAATTAACGGAAAATTCCTTCTGTGTCAGACTACAAAAGCATATTGTAATAAATACGTATTTAACTCATGAAACAGATTGTGCCGTTCTGGATTACAAATATGCACAGTCAAACGCTCAGAGAGTtagttagcccgttagcttttGTACCTTCAGCGCTTCCAGGCCAGTCAAGCGAGATTTCTTGTCCTGGTCCTTTATGATGATGAAAGGCCTTCCATATTCATCGAAGGCGAGGGTCCCGAGTGCTGACATTTTTAATCTCCACCCCAAATAAATGCACAGCaatgtaaaatgattttatattagAGAGTTTGATGGACTAGCTGTGCACCTCGCCGCGCGGATCTGCCGGCTGGTTCTGGAAGAATCTCGGGGCGGGGCGGAGCAAACCAAGTAGAGTGCATTATAACATCCACGGCATTTTCGGGCAAATTTGATGAACGTTGAGTGGATAATTAAAGAATCATTTAAAACACTTAAGAAAATTGTTTAGgactaaaaaaagaaagaaacctATCTCTTTCTCCCAAACTTTAAAACTGAAACATACAAATGGTTTATTCCACTCTCGCGATAACTCCAACACATAACGCGAGTCTAGCCACAAATTTATATTCCATACAGATTGACTAAACATACTAAGATTAGTCCTTGActagtatattttattatttacaaattgttTATTTCTGCAAGGCCATGTGCGAGTCCAgagtaacgtaacgtaacgtggTATGCTGTTCTTCCAGTTCATGAGAGCATGAAATTCAGTATGTTACTCGGCCCGAGACGCGGTTGGAGTTGTCATTCACAAAATCAAGGTaacttttatcaatttaatcGATTTAATCTCACCACTCACAATTTAAATTTGTGACCAACATCTGTTTTAAACCTCGGAGGGTCTAAAAACAGTGCTTGGTGTATTTAACACAAACCTGTCAACTATAAATGAGAGTACGGACTGTTTtgatttctttgacatttttacatGTCTGATATGAAcagtcacatgaccagagcTGTTCAATTCCAGTTTGTACATGAAAGATGATGCTTTTTGCCCCACAAACATGTAAA
This region includes:
- the cct5 gene encoding T-complex protein 1 subunit epsilon, whose product is MSALGTLAFDEYGRPFIIIKDQDKKSRLTGLEALKSHIMAAKAVANTLRTSLGPNGLDKMMVDKDGEVTVTNDGATILSMMDVDHQIAKLMVELSKSQDDEIGDGTTGVVVLAGALLEQAEQLLDRGIHPIRITDGYDLAAKIAIEQLDKIGDSFPVDPNNTEPLIQTAMTTLGSKVINRCHRQMAEIAVNGILTVADMERKDVDFELIKVEGKVGGKLEDTQLIKGVIVDKEFSHPQMPKVLKDTKIAILTCPFEPPKPKTKHKLDVTSVEDYKALQKYEKEKFEEMIRQIKENGANLAICQWGFDDEANHLLLQNELPAVRWVGGPEIELIAIATGGRIVPRFCELTPEKLGTAGLVKEICFGTTKDRMLVIEECKNSRAVTIFIRGGNKMIIEEAKRALHDALCVIRNLVRDNRIVYGGGASEISCALAVNQAADKCPSLEQYAMRAFADALEVIPMALAENSGLNPIQTMTEVRARQVKENNPALGIDCLHLQTNDMKQQHVIETLIGKKQQISLATQVVKMVLKIDDIRGPGEPED